The Papilio machaon chromosome 25, ilPapMach1.1, whole genome shotgun sequence genome contains a region encoding:
- the LOC106713551 gene encoding putative odorant receptor 92a, with amino-acid sequence MNEERIRSSLEEESSDSNYDDEFGSEVEEVEKVVQPKKKNLVIDLNLNRRQSMDALLFDESLKKISYLFRYGGLSLESRSRTNIQTFKIRLLYLFNSFWLNVDLAGGIYWFIDGLENGKSFIELTYIAPCIALAFMANIKSLFMIVNEKRIDEMIDSLRYLEITGMNSKRVEKKEDIAAEEKSFLYCVIKMLNILNVIVVLTFSISPFILMLINYTKTMELELMLPFFIIYPFDSYDIRYWPFAYLHQFWSEWVVILDICSADYFFFTCCSHIRTQFLLLAYDLENIIPDHGNNIRQTADIAFKKKFEEVIRRHQVIIGAARLLETIYSKSTLYNFTSSSILICLTGFNVVAIEDVALIVTFLLFLSMCLLQVFFLCFFGDMLMRSSITISNAVYNNRWYSADQVITKSFLIVLTRSQKPCKLTAMGFVDVNLMAFTSVLSTSWSYFCLLNTMYKPYTE; translated from the exons TTAGTAATAGACCTGAATTTAAATAGAAGACAAAGTATGGACGCTTTGCTTTTTGACGAATCATTAAAGAAGATCTCATATCTCTTCCGTTATGGAGGATTATCATTAGAAAGCAGATCCAGAACAAATATACAGACATTCAAAATACGtctactttatttattcaactCTTTCTGGCTGAATGTTGATTTGGCCGGTGGAATATACTGGTTTATAGACGGCTTAGAAAATGGAAAGAGCTTCATTGAACTGACATACATTGCTCCATGTATAGCGCTAGCTTTTATGGCAAATATAAAATCTCTATTCATGATCGTCAATGAAAAGCGAATTGACGAAATGATCGATAGCCTACGATATTTAGAGATAACGGGTATGAATAGTAAGAGAGTTGaaaagaaagaagatattGCGGCAGAAGAAAAGAGTTTCTTGTACTGCGTGATCAAAATGTTGAATATATTGAATGTTATAGTTGTTTTGACTTTTTCTATTAgtccttttattttaatgttgattaATTATACGAAGACCATGGAATTAGagttaatgttgccatttttcatcatttaTCCATTTGATTCTTATGATATTCGATACTGGCCTTTCGCTTATTTGCACCAATTTTGGTCTG AATGGGTGGTAATTTTGGACATCTGTAGTGCTGATTATTTCTTCTTCACGTGCTGCAGTCATATAAGGACTCAGTTCTTACTTCTAGCTTATGACCTTGAGAATATCATCCCTGACCATGGCAATAATATCAGACAGACAGCGGACATAGCTTTCAAGAAGAAATTCGAAGAAGTTATTAGAAGACATCAAGTTATAATTGG CGCTGCCAGATTGTTAGAAACGATATATTCAAAGTCAACGCTCTACAATTTTACTTCTAGCTCAATCCTGATCTGTCTCACTGGATTCAACGTCGTG GCTATAGAGGACGTAGCGCTTATCGTAACATTCCTGCTGTTCCTCTCCATGTGTCTTCTGCAAGTCTTTTTCCTTTGCTTCTTTGGAGATATGCTCATGAGATCC agTATCACAATTAGCAATGCTGTGTACAACAACCGCTGGTACTCTGCCGATCAGGTTATTACCAAGAGTTTCCTCATCGTACTCACCAG ATCGCAGAAGCCATGCAAGTTGACAGCTATGGGTTTTGTAGACGTCAACCTTATGGCGTTCACAAGC GTATTAAGCACATCTTGGTCATATTTCTGCCTTTTGAACACCATGTACAAACCATacactgaataa
- the LOC106721075 gene encoding uncharacterized protein LOC106721075 — MAGESLFDVTLKRLNLILIFTGLNLEKCNRRQKIKRRCVYIFNCIWLNSDIIGAVFYFIDGIENGTDMTEITYLAPCAMLSAVSNLKSLYLIIYNDYVNNLIDELRKLDTNSINYNTNIKNKIEKEERRFLNVVINLLNILNIGMVVNFTLSPLILIAINYLRTKEVELMLPFLDVYPFDPLNIKYWPLVYVKQIWSECIVLLEICAADYFYYICCTNIRIQFRLLSYELENLIPTKQTDDQDIRGRLLELIKWHQHLISVTNTLELIYSKSTLFNFFSSSVIICLTGFNVTAIDNLAFGVTFLTFLFMSLLQIFCLCLFGDMIMRSSLEVSDAVYNCLWYTVDHRLKKDLMLVQIRAQKPCKLTAMGFADVNLRAFTRVLSSSWSYFCLLNTMYTPTRNFVFHFYISKMSEPTLLNKTLSRLNFIFLAIGINLEHKKCNRLTRIRTRCIYIFNFIWLNSDVLCAVLHFTNDLKNGTDMTELTYLAPCAMLSTVGIFKSFFLIIYEDNINDLIDNLRILDEKTNMYTVTVKNNIEKEEGKFVNYVITLLNIFNIGVVFDFTLTPIIKIVKNYMSSGEIELVLPHKVVYPFDAFDIKYWPFAFFKQSWSECIVLLEMCGADYFFYICCTFLRIQFRLLCYEFENLISSRHSKEDNQNTVRSRLMNLIKWHQDIIKCTDTLDLIYSKSTLFNFVSSSVIICLAGFNVKVTDNIALAVTFLTFLSMNLFQIFFLCLFGDMIMRSSMEVSDAAYNCLWYADRNVASDVLLVQIRAQNPCKLTAFGFADVNYMSFSKIISTSWSYFALLNTMYDENQKN, encoded by the exons ATGGCGGGTGAATCGCTTTTCGATGTAACattaaaacgtttaaatttaattctaatttttaCAGGTTTGAATTTGGAAAAATGTAATCGtcgacaaaaaattaaaagaagatgtgtttatatttttaattgcatttggTTGAATAGTGATATAATTGGggctgtattttattttattgacggCATAGAAAATGGTACAGATATGACGGAAATTACATATCTTGCGCCATGTGCTATGCTTAGTgcagtttctaatttaaaatcattatatttaatcatatataatgattatgttaacaatttaatCGATGAATTGAGAAAACTCGATACAAACTCGATTAATTATAAtaccaacataaaaaataaaatagaaaaagaagAGCGTCGATTCTTAAATGTCGTTATAaatttgttgaatattttaaatattggtaTGGTGGTTAATTTCACTCTTAGCCCATTGATTCTTATAGCTATAAATTACTTAAGGACTAAGGAAGTTGAACTAATGCTGCCATTTTTAGACGTGTATCCATTTGATccgttaaatataaaatactggcCATTGGTATACGTCAAACAAATCTGGTCAG AATGTATAGTCCTTTTAGAAATATGTGCAGCTGACTACTTCTATTATATTTGCTGTACCAACATTCGAATCCAGTTTCGACTACTAAGTTACGAATTGGAAAATTTAATACCTACAAAACAAACTGATGACCAGGATATCAGAGGTAGACTGTTGGAATTGATAAAATGGCACCAACATCTTATAAG cgtGACAAATACTTTAGAATtgatttattcaaaatctactctATTCAATTTTTTCTCAAGTTCAGTGATAATTTGTCTCACCGGTTTCAACGTTACG gcCATAGACAATTTGGCATTTGGAGTGACATTTCTGACGTTTCTATTTATGAGTCTACTTCAAATTTTCTGTTTGTGTCTCTTTGGCGATATGATTATGAGATCG AGCCTGGAAGTTAGCGATGCTGTGTACAATTGTCTATGGTATACAGTTGATCATAGACTAAAAAAAGATCTAATGCTTGTACAAATTAG AGCTCAGAAACCGTGCAAGTTAACCGCTATGGGATTCGCAGACGTCAATCTCAGGGCTTTCACAAGA GTCCTGAGTAGTTCTTGGTCGTACTTTTGtcttttaaatacaatgtatacACCGACA CgcaattttgtatttcatttttatattagcaaGATGTCCGAACCTACACTTTTGAACAAAACGTTGAgtcgtttaaattttatttttctcgctattggaataaatttagaacataaaaaatgtaatcgaTTGACAAGGATAAGAACaagatgtatttatatttttaatttcatttggcTGAATAGTGATGTGCTTTGTGCTGTGTTGCATTTTACGAACGATTTAAAAAACGGTACTGACATGACAGAATTGACATATCTCGCGCCATGTGCAATGTTGAGTACAGTTGggatttttaaatcattctttttaattatatatgaagataatattaatgatttaattgacaatttacGAATACTGgatgaaaaaacaaacatgtatACGGTTACAGTGaagaataatattgaaaaagagGAAGGAAAATTCGTGAATTACGTAATAACGTTACtgaatatattcaatattgGTGTTGTATTCGATTTCACGTTAACGCCtatcataaaaatagttaaaaattacatgtcTAGTGGAGAAATCGAGCTTGTTCTTCCACATAAAGTGGTCTATCCATTTGATGCATTCGACATTAAGTACTGGCCGTTTGCATTCTTTAAACAGAGTTGGTCAG aaTGTATAGTTCTTCTAGAAATGTGTGGAGCAGATTATTTCTTCTACATttgttgtacatttttaagaaTTCAATTTCGTCTATTATGTTACGAATTTGAAAACTTAATATCATCACGGCATTCAAAAGAGGACAATCAAAATACAGTTAGAAGCAGacttatgaatttaataaaatggcaTCAAGATATTATTAA ATGCACAGATACGCTAGATTTGATTTATTCGAAatctacattatttaatttcgtatCCAGTTCAGTGATTATTTGTCTAGCTGGCTTTAATGTTAAG gtCACAGACAACATAGCTTTGGCCGTTACATTCCTAACGTTTTTATCAATGAACCtctttcaaatattctttCTGTGCCTCTTTGGCGACATGATAATGAGGTCG AGTATGGAGGTGAGCGATGCTGCGTATAACTGTCTATGGTATGCAGATCGTAATGTTGCCAGTGATGTGCTGTTGGTGCAAATAAG AGCTCAAAACCCTTGCAAATTGACTGCATTTGGTTTTGCGGACGTCAATTACATGTCATTTAGTAAG ATAATAAGTACTTCGTGGTCGTATTTTGCATTACTCAATACAATGTATGACGAGAatcaaaaaaactaa
- the LOC106721089 gene encoding YY1-associated factor 2 isoform X1 translates to MDKKNAIRRAKRPSKALEENYWDCSVCTYRNNAEAFKCSMCDVRKGTSTRKPRINPALVAAQAAGSSQKRPRSTSLKKKRRHPPRLSNVDRSSAQTREVTVSGVTVVITEYKPKKSVSSSSSDVESSNDTRT, encoded by the exons ATGGACAAGAAAAATGCTATTCGGAGGGCAAAGAGGCCTTCGAAGGCGTTAGAAGAAAATTATTGGGATTGTAGTGTTTGCACATATAGAAATAACGCGGAAGCATTTAAATGCTCAATGTGCGACGTTAGAAAag GCACGTCGACACGCAAGCCGCGCATCAACCCCGCGCTGGTGGCGGCGCAGGCGGCAGGCAGCTCCCAGAAGCGGCCTCGCTCCACTTCCCTCAAGAAGAAGCGCCGACATCCGCCACGACTCAGCAACGTCGACAGAAGCTCTGCGCAAACTAGAGAA GTAACTGTAAGCGGGGTGACAGTAGTGATAACGGAATATAAACCGAAGAAATCAGTCTCCAGTAGCTCCAGCGATGTGGAGTCTTCTAACGACACGAGGACTTGA
- the LOC106721089 gene encoding RING1 and YY1-binding protein A isoform X2 → MIAKWLGGQTAYLETSYCVSFDCREKHSKCTSTRKPRINPALVAAQAAGSSQKRPRSTSLKKKRRHPPRLSNVDRSSAQTREVTVSGVTVVITEYKPKKSVSSSSSDVESSNDTRT, encoded by the exons ATGATAGCTAAGTGGTTGGGTGGTCAGACTGCCTATTTAGAGACTTCGTATTGCGTTTCATTTGACTGCCGCGAAAAGCATTCAAAAT GCACGTCGACACGCAAGCCGCGCATCAACCCCGCGCTGGTGGCGGCGCAGGCGGCAGGCAGCTCCCAGAAGCGGCCTCGCTCCACTTCCCTCAAGAAGAAGCGCCGACATCCGCCACGACTCAGCAACGTCGACAGAAGCTCTGCGCAAACTAGAGAA GTAACTGTAAGCGGGGTGACAGTAGTGATAACGGAATATAAACCGAAGAAATCAGTCTCCAGTAGCTCCAGCGATGTGGAGTCTTCTAACGACACGAGGACTTGA